From the Desulfosarcina sp. BuS5 genome, one window contains:
- a CDS encoding AbrB/MazE/SpoVT family DNA-binding domain-containing protein, translating to MPIVTSTIKGQIVIPAEIRARFKIKKGTQVNVYDDGERIIVEPIADDPIQEGRGMLKTKGMILRSLVADRKKEAEL from the coding sequence ATGCCTATAGTAACGTCGACAATAAAGGGTCAAATTGTTATTCCCGCAGAGATTCGGGCGAGATTTAAGATCAAGAAGGGCACGCAAGTCAACGTCTATGACGATGGAGAAAGAATCATAGTGGAGCCTATTGCAGACGATCCAATCCAGGAAGGGCGGGGGATGTTGAAGACAAAAGGAATGATTTTGAGAAGCCTTGTAGCGGACAGGAAAAAAGAGGCGGAATTGTGA